In Mercurialis annua linkage group LG6, ddMerAnnu1.2, whole genome shotgun sequence, the following are encoded in one genomic region:
- the LOC126686607 gene encoding pentatricopeptide repeat-containing protein GUN1, chloroplastic, with protein MASTPPPHCSITTAKPYQNHQYPHSHRQQGHPNNPHHQRWTNQKVSLSKPPLPPSRNAPKPSAASAAAAATRTTNPSFPSLTPLHSPKSDLATDFSGRRSTRFVSKLHFGRSKTNLSNRHSLAAEEALQEVIQYGKDDKALENVLLNFESRLSGSDDYTFLLRELGNRGDYSKAIGCFEFAVRRERRKNEQGKLASAMISILGRLGKVELAKSVFETALNQGYGNTVYAFSALISAYGRSGYCYEAIKVFDSMKSYCLKPNLVTYNAVIDACGKGGVEFKKALEIFDEMSQNNVQPDRITFNSLLAVCSRGGLWQAAKDLFSEMMNRGIEQDIFTYNTLLDAVCKGGQMDMALQIMSEMPRKNLLPNVVTYSTMIDGYAKAGRLDDALNLFNEMKFLGVALDRVSYNTLLSIYAKLGRFEEALGVCKEMENAGIRKDVVTYNALLGGYGKQYKYNEVRRVFQEMKGGRVLPNVLTYSTLMDVYSKGGLYKEAMEVFREFKQAGLKADVVLYSALIDALCKNGLVESAVILLDEMTKEGIRPNVVTYNSIIDAFGRSATAQCVIDDASGSNELQVNSSSSIVVKEAIEGQVLNREDNRIFQIFGQLSAEKVCQAKNRGKQETLCILAVFQKMHELEIKPNVVTFSAILNACSRCDSFEDASMLLEELRSLDDQVYGVAHGLLMGCRENIWLQAQSLFDEVKLMDNSTASAFYNALTDMLWHFGQKRGAQLVVLEGKRRQVWENMWTDSCLDLHLMSSGAARAMVHAWLLNIRSIVFEGHELPKLLSILTGWGKHSKVVGDSALRRTVEALLTGMGAPFRLAKCNLGRFISTGSVVAAWLRESGTLKLLVLHDDRIHQGNVRFDQISNLQMLQL; from the exons ATGGCGTCAACGCCGCCACCTCACTGTTCAATCACTACTGCTAAACCTTATCAGAACCACCAGTATCCTCACAGCCACCGTCAACAAGGCCACCCTAACAACCCCCACCACCAGCGCTGGACCAATCAGAAAGTCTCTCTTAGCAAACCCCCTTTACCTCCTTCTCGTAATGCGCCAAAACCCAGCGCCGcttccgccgccgccgccgccactcGTACCACTAACCCATCTTTTCCTTCTCTCACCCCTCTCCACTCTCCAAAGTCCGATCTTGCTACTGATTTCTCCGGTCGCCGGTCGACCCGGTTCGTCTCCAAGCTCCATTTTGGGAGATCAAAAACCAATTTGAGTAATCGCCACAGTTTAGCAGCTGAGGAAGCTTTGCAAGAAGTGATCCAATATGGAAAAGACGATAAAGCCCTTGAAAATGTTTTGCTGAATTTTGAGTCTAGGCTTTCTGGGTCTGATGATTATACATTCTTGCTGAGGGAGCTTGGAAATAGGGGAGATTATAGTAAAGCTATTGGATGTTTCGAGTTCGCGGTGCGGCGAGAGAGGAGGAAGAATGAGCAAGGTAAGCTGGCTAGTGCTATGATTAGTATTCTTGGTAGGTTAGGTAAAGTTGAGCTTGCTAAGTCGGTTTTCGAGACGGCTCTTAATCAAGGTTATGGTAATACTGTTTATGCATTTTCTGCTTTGATTAGTGCTTATGGTAGAAGTGGGTACTGTTATGAGGCTATTAAGGTTTTTGATTCTATGAAAAGTTATTGCTTGAAGCCGAATTTGGTTACTTATAATGCTGTTATCGATGCTTGTGGAAAAGGCGGTGTGGAGTTTAAGAAAGCGCTGGAGATTTTCGATGAGATGTCTCAGAATAATGTGCAACCTGATCGGATTACGTTTAACTCGTTGCTTGCTGTTTGTAGTAGAGGAGGGTTATGGCAGGCGGCGAAGGATTTGTTTAGTGAAATGATGAATAGGGGGATTGAGCAAGATATTTTTACTTATAATACTCTTTTGGATGCGGTTTGTAAAGGTGGACAAATGGATATGGCTTTGCAGATTATGTCGGAGATGCCTCGGAAGAATCTTCTGCCGAATGTTGTTACTTATAGTACTATGATTGATGGGTATGCTAAAGCAGGTAGATTGGATGATgctcttaatttatttaacgAAATGAAGTTTTTGGGCGTCGCATTGGATAGAGTTTCGTATAATACTCTTCTCTCTATCTATGCTAAGCTTGGAAGATTTGAGGAGGCTTTGGGCGTTTGCAAGGAGATGGAGAATGCTGGTATTAGGAAAGATGTTGTGACATATAATGCGCTTTTGGGTGGGTATGGTAAACAATACAAGTACAATGAAGTAAGGAGAGTGTTTCAGGAGATGAAAGGGGGACGTGTATTACCTAATGTATTAACTTATTCAACTTTGATGGATGTTTATTCTAAAGGCGGTCTATACAAGGAAGCAATGGAGGTTTTTCGGGAGTTCAAGCAGGCAGGATTGAAGGCTGATGTTGTTCTTTATAGTGCCCTTATAGATGCCTTGTGCAAAAACGGGTTGGTGGAGTCTGCTGTCATTTTACTTGATGAGATGACAAAGGAGGGTATTCGACCTAATGTCGTTACTTATAATTCTATAATCGACGCCTTTGGCCGGTCAGCAACCGCACAGTGTGTAATTGATGATGCTTCTGGAAGCAATGAGTTGCAAGTTAACTCCTCATCTTCGATCGTTGTTAAGGAAGCTATCGAAGGTCAAGTACTCAATAGGGAGGATAATAggatatttcaaatttttggacAGCTTTCTGCTGAGAAGGTATGCCAAGCAAAAAACAGAGGCAAACAGGAAACCTTGTGCATTCTGGCAGTCTTTCAAAAGATGCATGAGCTGGAAATCAAACCAAATGTTGTCACATTTTCTGCCATTCTAAATGCTTGCAG TCGGTGTGATTCATTTGAAGATGCCTCAATGCTATTAGAGGAGCTCCGTTCATTAGACGATCAGGTCTATGGTGTGGCTCATGGGCTTCTCATGGGCTGCAGAGAAAATATTTGGCTGCAAGCACAGTCCTTGTTTGATGAAGTTAAGTTAATGGACAATTCAACAGCCTCTGCCTTTTATAATGCTCTGACCGACATGTTATGGCATTTTGGCCAG AAACGAGGGGCCCAATTGGTTGTTCTTGAAGGGAAACGTCGGCAAGTATGGGAAAATATGTGGACCGATTCTTGCTTAGATTTGCATCTAATGTCTTCTGGTGCTGCTCGAGCAATGGTTCATGCATGGTTGCTGAACATACGGTCAATCGTGTTTGAGGGTCACGAGTTGCCAAAGTTGTTAAG CATATTGACAGGATGGGGTAAACACAGCAAAGTGGTAGGCGACAGCGCGCTAAGGCGGACTGTTGAGGCACTTCTGACAGGGATGGGTGCACCCTTTAGGTTAGCTAAATGCAACTTGGGTCGATTTATATCGACAGGATCAGTGGTTGCTGCCTGGTTAAGAGAGTCGGGCACTCTAAAATTGCTTGTCCTTCACGATGATAGAATTCATCAAGGAAATGTGAGATTTGATCAAATCTCTAATTTACAAATGCTTCAATTGTAG